One Bombus pyrosoma isolate SC7728 linkage group LG7, ASM1482585v1, whole genome shotgun sequence genomic window carries:
- the LOC122569069 gene encoding valine--tRNA ligase-like: MKFIQCNTSLCFKSCYKYCCNKFSTQQLSDFPKTFNSKKIEHGWYQVWKDNNHFTIKNNEKAALKMLLPPPNITGTLHLGHALTVTIQDILARWYRMKGHPVIWIPGFDHAGIATQMMIEKYLFKVKGISKSDVGKEQFLSFVWQWKNEKQNNIKSQLEALGASLDWSKEYFTMSKDHNVAVIESLVILNNRNLLYRKKDLINWSPTLRSTISDIEVERLYITKKTQLQVPGYKKMITFGEIAYIAYPVKDSKHEIVVATTRPETLFGDVAIAVHPDDERYTKYIGHQVWHTLRETYIPVISDPLVDRQYGTGAVKITPAHDPLDYQIAMNHQLEIIEVIDEYGNITGIGKKFKGLPRFIAREEVLNELSNKGILKGISDHKMYVPLCSRSHDVIEYLLKEQWFIKCESMAQKALQAVEQGHLKIIPNTYEKSWYDYLNNNRDWCISRQIWWGHSIPAYYVTVEGKTEWIISRTENDAKTIVQNKYGPDVKLYKDQDVLDTWFSSAILPFAVMGWPKRTEDFKRYYPLTLMETGSDILFFWVARMVMLGLELTNCIPFNEVLLHGLVCDAYGKKMSKTTGNIVSPENIINGITLNDLVAQMKESYNTGLISESVLKRMLSANNKQFPNGIPEHGADALRMTLCSHNIKNQHIKFDIMECQTNKIFLNKIWQAGKYVLLMTSEQVYQEPTNMTIIDQWILNRLSLMINIVSDSFMQRDFHKAIASMKQFLHYEFCDFYLEATKWGYKSKDIDAHISHTYCLRKCLEVFLRISAPIIPYISDDLYKRLSNEFPEFLSVPSLMQAQYPVPQQYNEWRDVSLDEKINDVLNIILKIRSIIGNVSKKLSPEVHIVTSKFENLKFYNDVINLIKGGSKIFNIFIFPKDDYTEDKNSVFYNCSSDCTLFIITENSSILQQFKENILKETITQKN, translated from the exons atgaaattcataCAATGTAATACTTCATTATGCTTTAAGTcctgttataaatattgttgcAATAAGTTCTCTACTCAACAGTTATCag ATTTTCCAAAAActtttaatagtaaaaaaattgaacatgGATGGTATCAGGTTTGGAAAGACAATAATCATTTTACCattaaaaacaatgaaaaagcAGCATTGAAAATGCTTTTACCTCCTCCTAATATAACTGGAACATTGCATTTAGGACATGCGTTAACTGTTACAATTCAAGATATATTAGCAAGATG GTATAGAATGAAAGGACATCCTGTAATATGGATACCAGGTTTTGATCATGCTGGAATTGCAACACAAATgatgatagaaaaatatctttttaaagtGAAAGGTATTAGTAAGTCAGATGTAGGAAAAGAACAGTTTCTGTCATTTGTTTGGCagtggaaaaatgaaaaacaaaataatataaaatctcaATTAGAAGCTTTGGGTGCTAGTTTAGATTGGTCTAAAGAATACTTTACAATGAGTAAG gaCCATAATGTTGCTGTGATAGAATCACTTGTCATATTGAacaatcgaaatttattatataggaAGAAAGATTTGATAAATTGGTCTCCTACTCTACGTAGTACAATATCGGATATTGAGGTAGAACGTTTATACATTACTAAAAAGACACAGCTCCAAGTTCCAGGATACAAGAAAATGATTACATTTGGTGAAATAGCATATATAGCTTATCCAGTGAAAGATTCAA aACATGAGATAGTAGTAGCAACTACTAGACCAGAAACTCTTTTCGGAGATGTAGCAATTGCTGTTCATCCAGATGATGAAAGGTACACAAAATATATTGGGCATCAAGTTTGGCATACTTTAAGAGAAACATACATTCCTGTTATTTCTGATCCTTTAGTTGATAGACAATATGGCACag gTGCAGTAAAAATAACACCAGCGCATGATCCTTTAGATTACCAGATTGCAATGAATCatcaattagaaattattgaagTTATTGAtgaatatggaaatataacAGGAATAGGcaaaaaatttaaa gGTTTGCCAAGATTTATTGCTCGAGAGGAAGTTTTAAATGAATTGTCAAATAAAGGTATTCTAAAAGGTATCAGCGATCACAAGATGTATGTGCCATTGTGTTCACGATCTCATGATGTCATAGAATACTTACTCAAAGAACAATGGTTTATTAAATGTGAAAGTATGGCTCAGAAGGCACTACAAGCTGTGGAACAGggacatttaaaaataatacctAATACTTATGAAAAATCGTGGTATGATTATCTCAATAATAACAg agATTGGTGTATTTCAAGACAAATATGGTGGGGACATTCTATTCCTGCATATTATGTTACAGTTGAAGGTAAAACTGAATGGATAATTAGTAGAACTGAAAATGATGCAAAAactattgtacaaaataaatatggaccagatgtaaaattatataaagatcAAGATGTATTGGATACTTGGTTTTCTTCTGCAATACTTCCGTTTGCAGTAATGGGATGGCCAAAGAGG acagaagattttaaaagatattatccTTTAACATTAATGGAAACAGGAAgtgatattcttttcttttgggTTGCAAGAATGGTAATGCTAGGATTGGAATTGACTAATTGTATACCTTTTAAT GAAGTTTTACTGCATGGTCTTGTATGTGATGCTTATGGAAAGAAAATGTCTAAAACAACTGGGAATATTGTTTCTccagaaaatattatcaatggTATTACCTTAAAT GACCTGGTTGCacaaatgaaagaaagttATAATACAGGTTTAATTAGTGAATCAGTTTTAAAACGAATGTTAAGCGCAAATAATAAACAGTTTCCTAATGGTATACCAGAACATGGTGCAGACGCGTTACGTATGACATTATGTAGTCACAATATTAAAA ATCAACATATCAAGTTTGATATTATGGAGTgccaaacaaacaaaatttttttaaataagatttgGCAAGCAGGCAAATATGTCTTACTGATGACAAGCGAACAAGTGTATCAAGAACCTACAAATATGACAATTATTGATCAATGGATTCTAAACAGATTATCTCTAATGATAAATATAGTCAGTGATTCGTTTATGCAACGAGATTTTCATAAAGCTATTGCATCAATGAAGCAATTCCTACATTATGagttttgtgatttttatttg gaAGCAACTAAATGGGGATATAAGAGCAAAGACATAGATGCACATATAAGTCATACATATTGcttaagaaaatgtttagaaGTATTTTTACGTATATCTGCACCTATAATTCCATATATATCTGATGATTTGTACAAAAGATTATCAAATGAATTCCCAGAATTTTTATCAGTGCCATCATTAATGCAAGCACAATATCCAGTACCACAACAG TATAATGAATGGAGAGACGTTTCTctagatgaaaaaataaatgatgtcttaaatattatattaaaaattagaagcaTTATCGGTAATGTTAGCAAAAAATTAAGTCCAGaag ttcACATTGTAACTagcaaatttgaaaatcttaaattttataatgatgtcataaatttaattaaaggtggaagtaaaatttttaatatttttatattcccaAAAGATGATTAtacagaagataaaaatagtgttttttataattgtagtTCTGattgtacattatttattatcactgag aactCTTCTATTTTGCAACAATTTAAGGAGAACATcttgaaagaaacaattacacagaagaattaa
- the LOC122569072 gene encoding uncharacterized protein LOC122569072 isoform X1: MEETERPFSELEETADDTVKSTDGDLLSSTTTQVSESDYKETTVKMDEREEQEITETTEDIEKKSTVDDLPTNSAPFPISGSCGSEGDSTSGPSTADNSQSIPSRGIVIKVQATEDIEIVPEKMVIGGRE, translated from the exons ATGGAAGAAACTGAACGTCCATTCTCGGAATTGGAAGAAACCGCTGATGACACAGTGAAATCGACTGATGGTGATTTACTTTCAAGCACTACTACACAAGTAAGTGAAAGTGACTACAAAGAAACTACTGTAAAAATGgatgaaagagaagaacaagaaattacagaaacgaccgaagatattgaaaagaaatcaACAGTTGATGACTTACCAACTAATTCAGCACCATTTCCAATTAGTGGCAGCTGTGGAAGTGAGGGGGACTCAACATCCGGTCCAAGTACAGCAGATAATTCTCAATCTATACCATCTCGTGGTATCGTAATCAAAGTACAAGCAACAGAAGATATTGAGATCGTGCCAGAAAAAATGGTAATAGGAGGAAGG GAATGA
- the LOC122569072 gene encoding uncharacterized protein LOC122569072 isoform X2 codes for MEETERPFSELEETADDTVKSTDGDLLSSTTTQVSESDYKETTVKMDEREEQEITETTEDIEKKSTVDDLPTNSAPFPISGSCGSEGDSTSGPSTADNSQSIPSRGIVIKVQATEDIEIVPEKME; via the exons ATGGAAGAAACTGAACGTCCATTCTCGGAATTGGAAGAAACCGCTGATGACACAGTGAAATCGACTGATGGTGATTTACTTTCAAGCACTACTACACAAGTAAGTGAAAGTGACTACAAAGAAACTACTGTAAAAATGgatgaaagagaagaacaagaaattacagaaacgaccgaagatattgaaaagaaatcaACAGTTGATGACTTACCAACTAATTCAGCACCATTTCCAATTAGTGGCAGCTGTGGAAGTGAGGGGGACTCAACATCCGGTCCAAGTACAGCAGATAATTCTCAATCTATACCATCTCGTGGTATCGTAATCAAAGTACAAGCAACAGAAGATATTGAGATCGTGCCAGAAAAAATG GAATGA
- the LOC122569073 gene encoding 3-hydroxyacyl-CoA dehydrogenase type-2-like, translated as MNGLVALVTGGASGLGLGVVRKFIKEGAKVAIADLPKSKGNEIADELGQSAVFTPMNVTSPDDVNAALDTIRKKFNRLDVIVNAAGIACAHKIYNSNTDTSHGIKDFENVLKVNVTGTFNVTRLSVSLMYKNTPDEDGQRGVIINTASVSAFEGQMGQVAYSASSGAIVGMTLPLARDLSKIGIRVVTIAPGIFDTPLLGNLPEKVRVYLKKTVPFPDRFGDPDEYAKLAQHIVENHLLNGEVIRLDGALRMQP; from the exons gGATTAGTTGCTCTTGTAACTGGTGGTGCATCTGGATTGGGACTTGGTGTTGtacgaaaatttataaaagaaggTGCGAAAGTAGCTATCGCTGATTTACCAAAATctaaaggaaatgaaattgcTGATGAACTTGGACAGTCTGCTGTCTTTACACCAATGAAT GTGACATCACCAGATGATGTAAACGCTGCCTTAGATACAATACGTAAGAAGTTCAACAGATTGGATGTCATAGTAAATGCAGCAGGAATAGCCTGCGCccacaaaatatataattctaataCAGATACTTCACACGGTATAAAGGATTTTGAAAATGTGCTTAAAGTAAATGTTACTGGAACATTTAATGTTACTAGATTATCTGTATCATTGATGTATAAGAATACACCAGACGAAGATGGACAACGGGGAGTAATAATTAACACAGCAAGCGTTTCAGCATTTGAAGGACAAATGGGTCAGGTAGCATATTCTGCAAGCAGTGGTGCCATTGTTGGTATGACTTTGCCACTAGCTCGGGACCTATCTAAGATTGGTATTCGTGTTGTTACAATCGCACCTGGAATATTTGATACACCACTGCTGGGAAATTTACCAGAGAAAGTACGTgtgtatttaaagaaaacagtACCATTTCCAGACAGATTTGGTGATCCTGATGAATATGCTAAGCTTGCACAACATATTGTTGAAAATCATCTCTTAAATGGAGAAGTGATAAGATTAGATGGTGCTCTCAGAATGCAACCGTGA